A genomic segment from Pistricoccus aurantiacus encodes:
- a CDS encoding histidine triad nucleotide-binding protein produces MDCLFCKMINREIEPDIVYEDDHVLAFNDINPQAPTHVLVIPKKHIATLNDIQEEDLALVGRLHRTAVKLAGQYGFAEEGYRVVMNCNENGGQTVFHIHLHLMGGRQFTWPAG; encoded by the coding sequence ATGGACTGCCTGTTCTGCAAGATGATCAACCGCGAGATCGAGCCGGATATCGTCTATGAAGACGATCATGTATTGGCCTTCAACGATATTAATCCTCAGGCGCCGACCCATGTGCTGGTCATTCCCAAGAAGCATATCGCCACGCTGAACGATATCCAGGAAGAAGATCTGGCCCTGGTGGGGCGTTTGCATCGTACCGCCGTCAAGCTTGCCGGCCAATACGGCTTCGCTGAAGAGGGCTATCGGGTAGTCATGAACTGCAATGAAAATGGAGGGCAGACGGTTTTTCATATCCATCTGCATTTGATGGGCGGGCGGCAGTTTACCTGGCCCGCCGGTTGA
- the phaR gene encoding polyhydroxyalkanoate synthesis repressor PhaR has protein sequence MRVIRKYANRRLYDTEQSRYVTLADLRELILQDVSFRVEDAKSGEDLTRTILLSIIIEQEQADGDAEVFSNDLLAQLIRVYAMSQPLPLARYLEQGTQLMLEQQKRMQTHWKQALRNSPMELMREMAEDNMRFWQQTLNKNVDSKSTDKNDNEG, from the coding sequence GTGCGCGTGATCCGTAAATACGCCAATCGCCGGCTCTATGATACCGAACAGAGCCGCTATGTGACCTTGGCAGATCTGCGTGAACTGATTCTCCAGGACGTTTCCTTTCGGGTCGAGGATGCCAAGAGCGGCGAGGATCTGACGCGCACCATCCTGCTGTCGATCATCATCGAGCAGGAGCAGGCGGACGGCGACGCGGAGGTCTTTTCCAATGATCTGCTGGCTCAGCTGATCCGGGTGTATGCCATGTCTCAGCCGCTGCCCCTGGCGCGCTATCTTGAGCAGGGCACTCAGCTGATGCTCGAGCAGCAAAAACGCATGCAGACCCATTGGAAGCAGGCTCTGCGCAATTCGCCCATGGAGTTGATGCGTGAGATGGCCGAGGACAACATGCGCTTCTGGCAGCAGACGCTCAACAAGAACGTGGACAGTAAAAGTACGGACAAGAACGATAACGAGGGCTAG
- a CDS encoding acyl-CoA thioesterase: MQRIRLEFPSEAVVHRHSLSVRITDMNYGRHLGHDALISLLHEARAAALDSLGVKEWDLGGYPSVVADLAVQYQGEARWPDTLIIETALAGAQRKALTVFHRVVRESDQRLIATARLNLLLVDIETGRPVSIPASVLALLPRANGVSRGDD; this comes from the coding sequence ATGCAACGTATCAGACTGGAGTTCCCCTCAGAGGCTGTGGTGCATCGCCATTCGTTGTCGGTGCGTATCACCGACATGAATTACGGTCGTCATCTCGGTCATGACGCGCTGATTTCCCTGTTGCACGAGGCCAGGGCCGCGGCACTGGATTCCCTTGGCGTAAAGGAGTGGGATCTTGGCGGCTATCCGAGCGTGGTGGCGGACCTGGCGGTGCAGTATCAGGGCGAAGCGCGCTGGCCGGATACGCTGATCATCGAAACCGCCCTGGCAGGCGCGCAGCGCAAGGCGCTGACGGTCTTTCATCGCGTGGTGCGCGAAAGCGACCAGCGACTGATCGCCACCGCCCGGCTCAACCTGCTGCTGGTGGACATCGAGACCGGCAGGCCCGTCTCGATTCCCGCTTCGGTGCTGGCGTTGTTACCGAGGGCAAACGGTGTTTCCCGAGGTGATGACTGA
- a CDS encoding phosphoribulokinase, whose translation MSREYPIVAITGSSGAGTTTVRRTFERMFARENLHAAFVDGDAFHRYTREELARISREEPERMDELSHFAVEANLLDELDALFQEYGEQGKGTYRHYIHAEDKHMIEAGQQVGTFTEWQPLPSGTDLLFYEGLHGGLVSAEHDIARHVDLLIGVAPTINLEWIQKIDRDIKMRGHSQEAVIDTILGRMNDYMHYIQPQFSRTHINFQRVPTVDTSNPFEVQDIPTDAESFVVIRFRDYTKVDFPYLLAMIPDAFMSRPHTLVVPGARMSLAMDLILGPLMRHLLDQRRFR comes from the coding sequence ATGTCCCGAGAATATCCGATCGTCGCCATTACCGGTTCTTCCGGGGCGGGTACCACCACGGTGCGTCGCACCTTCGAGCGCATGTTCGCTCGGGAGAATCTGCACGCGGCCTTCGTCGATGGGGATGCGTTTCACCGCTATACACGAGAAGAGCTGGCGCGGATCTCCCGGGAAGAGCCGGAGCGCATGGACGAGCTTTCCCATTTTGCCGTCGAGGCCAACCTGCTCGACGAACTCGACGCACTTTTTCAAGAATACGGCGAGCAAGGCAAGGGCACCTATCGGCATTATATTCACGCGGAAGACAAGCACATGATCGAGGCGGGCCAGCAGGTGGGTACCTTTACCGAGTGGCAGCCCTTGCCCAGCGGCACGGATCTCTTGTTCTACGAAGGGCTGCATGGCGGGCTGGTCAGCGCCGAGCATGATATCGCTCGCCACGTGGATCTGCTGATCGGCGTGGCGCCGACCATCAATCTGGAGTGGATTCAGAAGATCGACCGGGATATCAAGATGCGTGGTCATTCCCAGGAAGCGGTGATCGATACCATTCTGGGGCGCATGAACGATTACATGCACTATATCCAGCCGCAGTTTTCCCGTACCCATATCAACTTCCAGCGGGTGCCGACGGTGGATACGTCCAATCCTTTCGAGGTGCAGGATATTCCCACGGACGCGGAGTCCTTCGTGGTGATCCGCTTTCGCGATTACACCAAGGTGGATTTTCCCTACCTGCTGGCAATGATACCGGACGCTTTCATGAGTCGGCCGCACACGCTGGTGGTGCCCGGGGCGCGCATGTCCTTGGCCATGGATCTGATCCTCGGTCCTCTGATGCGCCATCTGCTCGACCAGCGACGTTTTCGCTGA
- the coq7 gene encoding 2-polyprenyl-3-methyl-6-methoxy-1,4-benzoquinone monooxygenase, producing the protein MQRKLSHADNLIHQFDTVLRTLVPKAAQASRPSPAQSIRDGDMSDSEREHAVGLMRINHTGEVCAQALYQGQGLTARLADVRGQMEQAAQEEIDHLAWCDQRLTELEGRTSLLNPLFYASSFSLGALAGAVGDRVSLGFVAATEEQVGRHLDEHLRELPSGDRRSRAVLEQMREDEAHHERWALEAGGSRFPATVKFGMRLVSKVMTKSVYRV; encoded by the coding sequence ATGCAACGCAAGTTATCTCATGCCGATAACCTGATTCATCAATTCGATACCGTATTGCGCACCTTGGTACCCAAGGCGGCTCAGGCGTCGCGTCCTTCCCCGGCGCAGTCCATCAGGGATGGCGATATGAGCGACAGCGAGCGGGAACACGCGGTGGGCTTGATGCGCATCAATCATACCGGCGAGGTCTGCGCCCAGGCGCTCTATCAGGGTCAGGGGCTGACCGCGCGGCTGGCGGACGTGCGCGGCCAGATGGAGCAGGCGGCCCAGGAGGAAATCGACCATCTGGCCTGGTGCGATCAGCGCCTGACGGAACTCGAGGGGCGTACCAGTCTGCTCAATCCGCTGTTCTACGCCAGCTCCTTCAGCCTGGGCGCCCTGGCCGGTGCGGTGGGGGATCGGGTCAGCCTGGGATTCGTGGCTGCCACGGAGGAGCAGGTGGGCAGGCATCTGGATGAGCACCTGCGGGAGTTGCCTTCCGGAGACCGGCGCTCTCGAGCGGTGCTGGAGCAGATGCGTGAAGATGAAGCCCATCACGAGCGCTGGGCACTGGAAGCCGGCGGCTCGCGCTTTCCTGCTACGGTCAAGTTCGGCATGCGATTGGTATCGAAAGTGATGACCAAGAGCGTCTATCGCGTCTGA
- a CDS encoding aminoglycoside phosphotransferase family protein, which yields MALDTPFYGKAEQTRRDRLAQWVARRQGLAVEEVDLKLAAGDASFRRYFRLALPDGSSRIIMDAPPDREDSQPFVTIASQWESAGLPVPTLHGIDLDAGFIELDDLGDITLERFFTDATTVEHYIERAIPLVHRLQNRAPLDALPLYDTALLERELELFPDWCLDAYLQLAPPPGWPAIKERLIASALAQPRVVVHRDYDAMNLMLHGDTLYLIDFQDAVAGPLNYDLVSLLRGRYCRLEPADFAAWVEAFRRQAVEDGRLDPDIEARRFLRQADEMAAQRTLKILGIFCRLTLRDGKTGYLARLPHFLAHLGDSLAPWPAFEAFLDWLENTFSPRLHDQLQKDGIIPGATA from the coding sequence ATGGCTTTGGATACTCCTTTCTATGGCAAGGCGGAGCAAACCCGCCGCGATCGCCTTGCGCAGTGGGTCGCTCGGCGCCAGGGGCTGGCGGTGGAAGAGGTCGATCTGAAGCTGGCAGCGGGAGACGCCAGTTTTCGGCGCTATTTTCGCCTCGCCCTGCCGGATGGATCGTCGCGAATCATCATGGATGCTCCGCCGGATCGGGAAGACAGCCAGCCCTTCGTTACCATCGCCAGCCAGTGGGAAAGCGCGGGGCTTCCGGTGCCGACCCTGCACGGAATCGACCTCGACGCTGGCTTCATCGAGCTTGACGATCTGGGCGATATCACCCTGGAACGCTTTTTCACCGACGCTACCACGGTTGAGCACTATATCGAGCGGGCCATTCCTCTAGTCCATCGCCTCCAGAATCGCGCGCCGCTGGACGCCTTGCCTCTCTACGATACCGCCCTGCTAGAGCGGGAACTGGAACTGTTTCCCGACTGGTGTCTCGACGCCTATCTGCAGCTTGCCCCGCCGCCGGGCTGGCCGGCGATCAAGGAACGGCTGATCGCCAGCGCCCTGGCCCAGCCGCGGGTAGTGGTGCACCGGGATTACGACGCGATGAACCTGATGCTTCACGGCGACACACTCTATCTGATCGACTTTCAGGACGCGGTGGCAGGCCCTTTGAACTACGATCTGGTTTCCCTGCTGCGCGGTCGCTACTGCCGGCTCGAACCGGCTGATTTCGCCGCCTGGGTCGAGGCCTTTCGTCGCCAGGCCGTCGAGGACGGTCGCCTCGACCCAGACATCGAGGCCAGGCGTTTTCTGCGCCAGGCGGATGAAATGGCCGCTCAGCGCACCCTCAAGATACTCGGTATCTTCTGTCGCCTGACCCTGCGGGATGGCAAGACCGGCTACCTGGCTCGTCTGCCGCATTTCCTGGCACATCTTGGCGACAGTCTCGCGCCCTGGCCGGCGTTCGAGGCGTTTCTCGACTGGCTGGAAAACACCTTCTCACCGCGACTGCATGACCAGTTGCAAAAGGATGGAATCATCCCGGGAGCGACCGCATGA
- the speD gene encoding adenosylmethionine decarboxylase produces the protein MSDHLRLHGFNNLTSSLSFNIYDICYAKTEEQRRAYIDYIDELYNAERLTQILKDVTNIIGAHVLNVSRQDYEPHGASVTILIAEHELDDPDPEDTEPGPGPLPETVVAHLDKSHVTVHSYPESHPDNGISTFRLDIDVSTCGMISPLKALNYLIHSFDSDIVTMDYRVRGFTRDVDGRKLFIDHDITSIQDYLAEDTKKAYQMVDVNVYQEHIFHTKMLLKDFNLDHYLFDSNHRDLTFEEAHDIESRLRKEMLEIFYSRNLD, from the coding sequence GTGAGCGACCATCTCCGACTCCATGGCTTCAACAACCTGACGAGTTCGTTGAGCTTTAACATCTATGATATCTGTTATGCCAAGACAGAAGAGCAGCGTCGTGCCTATATCGACTACATCGATGAGCTCTACAATGCCGAGCGATTGACCCAGATCCTCAAGGATGTGACCAACATCATCGGCGCTCATGTGCTCAACGTTTCCCGCCAGGATTACGAGCCCCACGGTGCCAGCGTGACCATCCTGATCGCCGAGCACGAACTGGACGATCCGGACCCGGAAGATACGGAGCCCGGCCCGGGGCCGCTGCCGGAAACCGTGGTGGCTCACCTGGACAAGAGCCATGTCACGGTGCACAGCTACCCGGAATCCCACCCGGACAACGGCATCAGCACCTTTCGCCTGGATATCGACGTGTCCACCTGCGGCATGATCAGCCCGCTCAAGGCGCTGAACTACCTGATTCACAGCTTCGACTCGGATATCGTCACCATGGATTATCGGGTGCGCGGCTTCACCCGGGATGTCGACGGGCGCAAGCTGTTCATCGATCACGACATCACCTCGATCCAGGATTATCTGGCGGAAGATACCAAGAAGGCCTATCAGATGGTCGACGTCAACGTCTACCAGGAGCACATCTTCCATACCAAGATGCTGCTCAAGGACTTCAACCTGGATCACTATCTGTTCGACAGCAACCACCGCGACCTGACCTTCGAGGAAGCTCACGATATCGAAAGCCGTCTGCGCAAGGAAATGCTCGAAATCTTCTATTCCCGCAATCTCGACTGA
- the murU gene encoding N-acetylmuramate alpha-1-phosphate uridylyltransferase MurU yields the protein MKAMILAAGLGKRMRPLTDHCPKPLLPVGGKPLIVHHLERLAGAGFQEVVINVSYRGEQIRDALGNGQAYGLQIFWSQEASPLETGGGIRQALPLLGEAPFLLINGDVWCDLDLTRFPALDGDLAHLWLVDNPAHHPRGDFHLDAQGRVSDQGEPRLTYSGIGVIDTALVACHAPGAFPLAPLLRQAILDERIGGTHYTGQWIDVGTPQRLAALDTRLSESFMNQRGS from the coding sequence ATGAAGGCGATGATTCTCGCGGCGGGGCTTGGCAAGCGCATGCGCCCCTTGACGGATCATTGTCCCAAGCCGCTCTTGCCGGTCGGCGGCAAGCCGCTGATCGTGCATCACCTGGAGCGGCTGGCGGGAGCCGGCTTCCAGGAGGTGGTGATCAACGTCAGCTATCGAGGGGAGCAGATTCGCGACGCGCTGGGTAATGGCCAGGCTTATGGCCTGCAAATCTTCTGGAGCCAGGAAGCCTCGCCGCTGGAAACCGGCGGCGGCATCCGTCAGGCGCTGCCGTTACTGGGCGAAGCGCCCTTCCTGCTGATCAACGGCGATGTCTGGTGCGATCTCGATCTGACCCGATTTCCTGCCCTGGACGGAGATCTGGCGCATTTGTGGCTGGTGGACAATCCGGCTCATCATCCCCGAGGCGATTTTCATCTCGATGCCCAGGGTCGTGTCAGCGACCAAGGCGAGCCGCGCCTGACCTACAGCGGTATCGGCGTGATCGATACGGCCCTGGTGGCTTGCCACGCTCCCGGCGCCTTTCCCCTGGCGCCGCTGCTGCGCCAGGCCATACTTGATGAGCGCATTGGCGGTACCCATTATACGGGCCAGTGGATCGACGTCGGCACGCCCCAGCGGCTCGCCGCCCTGGACACCCGACTCAGCGAGTCGTTCATGAACCAGCGAGGAAGTTAG
- a CDS encoding OsmC family protein produces MKASVKWTDGRQFVAESGSGHSVVIDGPPDHGGRDTGPRPMEMLLMGLGACTSFDVLEILEKSRAPVTDCVAKIEAERADTVPSVFTRIHVHFTVTGRNLKEAQVKRAVALSAEKYCSASIMLAKGGVDVSHSFAIVEA; encoded by the coding sequence ATGAAAGCTAGCGTCAAATGGACCGATGGCCGTCAGTTCGTGGCCGAGAGCGGTAGCGGCCACAGCGTGGTCATCGACGGCCCCCCGGACCACGGCGGCCGCGATACCGGCCCGCGCCCCATGGAAATGCTGCTGATGGGCCTGGGCGCCTGCACGTCCTTCGATGTGCTGGAAATTCTCGAGAAATCCCGAGCGCCGGTCACCGACTGCGTCGCGAAGATCGAAGCGGAGCGCGCGGATACCGTGCCCAGCGTCTTTACCCGCATCCATGTGCACTTCACCGTCACCGGACGCAATCTCAAGGAAGCCCAGGTCAAACGCGCGGTGGCGCTTTCCGCGGAGAAATACTGCAGTGCTTCCATCATGCTGGCCAAGGGCGGCGTCGACGTCAGCCATTCCTTTGCCATTGTCGAGGCTTGA
- a CDS encoding LPS-assembly protein LptD: MGKPHYKTALAGLVTGSSLLSTFVQAAPPPSLPPGQLDWQPWGAEAPSGALCKGRYVMPEYLLPPGDTPRQVRSSADSARYGEAGETILSGEVILRRDDSQLEAPQLTVNAARDRVSAQGPLALRSSGMLVRGNAAELSLDSDAASIDSAHYVAHQQRLRGDAQQLQRLEDGRYRLTEASFTTCEPGDDTWRLISNDILLDREQGFGTAKHARLEVGKVPVFYWPWVRFPIDDRRQSGFLWPTLGFSGDSFDYAQPYYFNLAPNYDATLTPRWLTEHGLLLGGEFRYLFGSDAGIIEGAYLADDKGGERKNPNDPPDAFDGEERWYLDYRHQGRFSPRLGYQLRYGAASDGRYFEDFGTTFGQQDTEFMSRLALLDYRGDTWQLEARAQGYQRLEYPLKENDKPFYRLPSLSANAAWSQDGGFYQQWYSNATYFWRDVNENLVPLDEAATGTRLHLAPALGWRKAPSWGFLEPRLEMLYTAYSLDYGARDTDRDEDLTRTVPVSSIDAGLYFERDMQAFGADYRQTLEPRLYYAYVPEKEQSEFPDFDTEPLAFSWNQLWSPYRFTGVDRVGDVNKLSYGVSTRFLEDETGRERLALSLGQSAYFDDRTIDMTGDPDTLPNRDTNFEEWYRATRNRSPLVTRLDWRITDRWSTRYEWLYDDKRERTEQNRVALNYRHPDGHVLNLGYRWELQGFDPGGDAEDRLGYNREEFDTSFAWKANNRFDLIGRFLYDNTNDRALEQLAGVQWNDCCYGLQLVWREWIDDNDTANTIADDYTDRGIFLNFVFKGLGGVGQSADQYFERAIPGYRTTALN; this comes from the coding sequence ATGGGCAAGCCACACTACAAGACTGCCCTGGCGGGGTTGGTTACCGGTTCGAGTCTGTTGAGCACTTTCGTTCAAGCCGCTCCGCCGCCGTCGCTGCCTCCCGGCCAGCTCGACTGGCAGCCTTGGGGCGCCGAGGCGCCTTCCGGCGCGCTATGCAAAGGGCGCTACGTGATGCCCGAGTATCTGCTGCCCCCTGGCGACACCCCACGCCAGGTACGTTCCAGCGCGGACAGCGCGCGCTATGGCGAGGCGGGAGAAACCATTCTCTCCGGCGAGGTGATCCTGCGGCGAGACGATAGCCAGCTGGAAGCGCCGCAACTGACCGTCAACGCCGCCCGCGACAGGGTTTCCGCCCAGGGACCGCTTGCGCTGCGCAGCTCGGGGATGCTGGTGCGCGGCAACGCCGCCGAGCTGTCTCTCGATAGCGACGCGGCGAGTATCGACAGCGCCCATTACGTGGCCCATCAACAGCGTCTGCGCGGCGATGCCCAGCAGCTGCAGCGCCTGGAAGACGGTCGCTACCGGCTGACGGAAGCCAGTTTCACCACCTGCGAGCCCGGCGATGATACCTGGCGGTTGATCAGCAACGATATCCTCCTCGATCGAGAACAGGGATTCGGCACCGCCAAACACGCCCGGCTCGAAGTCGGCAAGGTGCCGGTGTTCTATTGGCCCTGGGTGCGATTTCCCATCGATGACCGCCGTCAGAGCGGTTTTCTTTGGCCGACCCTGGGCTTTTCCGGGGATTCCTTCGATTACGCCCAGCCCTATTATTTCAACCTGGCGCCGAACTACGATGCGACCCTGACGCCGCGCTGGCTGACGGAGCATGGCCTGTTGCTGGGCGGCGAGTTTCGCTATCTGTTCGGCAGCGATGCGGGCATCATCGAAGGCGCCTATCTGGCGGACGACAAGGGCGGCGAGCGCAAAAATCCCAACGATCCTCCGGATGCCTTCGATGGTGAGGAACGCTGGTATCTGGATTATCGCCACCAGGGGCGTTTCTCGCCGCGTCTGGGATACCAGTTGCGCTATGGCGCCGCCAGCGACGGGCGCTATTTCGAGGACTTCGGCACCACCTTCGGGCAGCAGGATACGGAGTTCATGTCGCGCCTGGCGCTGCTGGACTATCGCGGCGATACCTGGCAGCTGGAAGCCCGTGCCCAAGGCTATCAGCGGCTCGAATATCCCCTCAAGGAAAACGACAAGCCCTTCTACCGTCTGCCGAGTCTTAGCGCCAACGCCGCCTGGTCTCAGGACGGCGGCTTCTATCAGCAGTGGTATTCCAACGCCACTTATTTCTGGCGAGACGTCAACGAGAATCTGGTGCCACTCGACGAAGCCGCCACCGGCACGCGGCTGCATCTGGCGCCGGCGCTTGGCTGGCGCAAGGCGCCCAGCTGGGGCTTTCTCGAACCGCGTCTGGAAATGCTTTATACCGCCTACTCCCTGGACTACGGCGCGCGGGACACGGATCGCGACGAGGACTTGACCCGCACGGTGCCGGTGTCCTCCATCGACGCCGGGCTCTATTTCGAGCGCGATATGCAGGCCTTCGGCGCCGATTATCGCCAGACTCTTGAGCCCCGCTTGTATTACGCCTACGTGCCGGAAAAGGAGCAGAGCGAGTTCCCGGATTTCGACACGGAGCCGCTGGCCTTCTCCTGGAATCAACTGTGGTCGCCTTACCGCTTCACCGGCGTAGATCGGGTGGGAGACGTCAACAAGCTGTCCTACGGCGTGAGCACGCGCTTCCTGGAAGACGAGACCGGCCGCGAACGTCTTGCGCTTTCACTGGGCCAAAGCGCCTATTTCGATGATCGCACCATCGACATGACCGGGGATCCGGATACGCTGCCGAATCGTGACACCAATTTCGAGGAATGGTACCGCGCCACCCGAAATCGCTCGCCCCTGGTGACCCGCCTCGACTGGCGGATCACCGATCGCTGGAGCACCCGCTATGAATGGCTCTACGACGACAAGCGCGAGCGCACGGAGCAGAATCGGGTCGCGCTGAACTATCGCCACCCGGACGGCCATGTGCTGAACCTGGGCTACCGCTGGGAGCTTCAAGGCTTCGATCCAGGGGGTGATGCGGAAGATCGGCTGGGCTACAACCGGGAGGAGTTCGACACCTCCTTCGCCTGGAAAGCCAACAACAGGTTCGACCTGATCGGCCGTTTCCTTTACGACAACACCAATGACCGAGCCCTGGAACAGCTTGCCGGGGTGCAGTGGAATGATTGCTGCTATGGTCTACAGCTCGTGTGGCGCGAATGGATCGACGACAACGACACCGCCAATACCATTGCGGACGACTATACGGATCGCGGTATCTTCCTCAATTTCGTATTCAAGGGGCTGGGCGGCGTCGGCCAGAGCGCCGATCAGTATTTCGAGCGGGCCATACCCGGTTACCGAACCACTGCTCTCAACTGA
- a CDS encoding 16S rRNA (uracil(1498)-N(3))-methyltransferase: MNLILLQPGDLLDEHSARITDPRRLKHLHEVHQAQPGDELTLGLADGNIGRGRLTALDRHQACFALDALSQAPPPALDIELVLALPRPRMLARSLEHVTALGVKHITLLHSRRVEKSYWQSPELDPEKIRRHLLLGLEQARDTRTPRVILEPRFKPFLEDRLPARLANREGLLAHPGMDAACPRGLASPALLIVGPEGGFVPYEVEQLLAAGCRGIQLGERILRVETAVVALLARLSPL; encoded by the coding sequence ATGAATCTGATTCTGCTGCAGCCAGGAGATCTGCTGGATGAGCACAGCGCTCGAATCACCGATCCTCGCCGTCTCAAGCATCTGCATGAAGTGCATCAAGCGCAGCCTGGTGATGAACTGACCCTGGGGCTCGCTGACGGCAACATCGGTCGCGGCCGCCTGACCGCGCTCGATCGCCACCAGGCCTGCTTCGCACTGGACGCCTTGAGTCAGGCGCCTCCACCTGCCTTGGACATCGAACTGGTGCTGGCGCTCCCTCGGCCACGCATGCTGGCGCGCAGCCTGGAACACGTCACCGCTCTTGGCGTGAAGCACATCACGCTGCTGCACAGTCGCCGGGTGGAAAAAAGCTACTGGCAGTCGCCGGAACTCGACCCGGAGAAGATTCGCCGACATCTCCTGCTGGGGCTGGAACAGGCCCGGGATACGCGAACGCCTCGGGTCATTCTCGAGCCGCGCTTCAAGCCCTTCCTGGAAGACCGCCTGCCCGCCAGGCTAGCGAACCGCGAAGGCTTGCTGGCACATCCCGGCATGGACGCCGCCTGCCCACGAGGACTGGCGTCTCCGGCGCTGTTGATCGTGGGCCCGGAAGGCGGCTTTGTTCCCTACGAGGTGGAACAGCTGCTCGCCGCGGGCTGCCGAGGCATCCAACTGGGAGAGCGCATCCTGAGGGTGGAGACCGCGGTAGTCGCCCTGCTCGCCCGCCTGAGCCCGCTTTGA
- the purD gene encoding phosphoribosylamine--glycine ligase has translation MKVLIIGGGGREHALAWKVAQSPRVEQVFLAPGNAGTRAETKLSNLELTVDDLDGLEAFVRENAIDLTIVGPEAPLVAGVVDRFQAAGLAIFGPTRAAAQLEGSKSFAKDFLTRHGIPSAAYRTFNAVEPALEYLREKGAPIVVKADGLAAGKGVIVATSEAQAQAAVRDMLEDNAFGDAGARVVIEDFLEGEEASFIVMVDGENILPMATSQDHKRAFDGDEGPNTGGMGAYSPAPVVTEAVFKRIMREVIEPTVKGMAEEGRPYRGFLYAGLMIDSRGAPRVIEYNCRFGDPETQPIMLRLRSDLAALCLAGVEGRLAEEHCEWDPRAAVGVVMASGGYPEAYRKGDVIEGLDAAASLEKEEGYKVFHAGTGEDDRGRVVTSGGRVLCVTALGDSVSQARELAYAGVERIHWPDAFYRRDIGHRALARETQGQ, from the coding sequence ATGAAGGTTCTGATTATCGGCGGCGGTGGCCGCGAACACGCCCTGGCCTGGAAGGTCGCTCAATCTCCTCGGGTCGAGCAGGTGTTTCTGGCGCCGGGTAACGCGGGTACTCGGGCGGAAACCAAGCTTTCCAATCTGGAACTGACGGTGGATGATCTGGACGGTCTCGAAGCCTTCGTCCGGGAAAACGCCATCGACCTGACCATTGTCGGCCCTGAAGCGCCGCTGGTGGCAGGAGTGGTAGACCGCTTTCAGGCAGCGGGGCTGGCGATTTTCGGTCCCACTCGAGCCGCGGCCCAGCTCGAAGGGTCGAAGTCCTTTGCCAAGGACTTTCTGACCCGCCACGGCATTCCCAGCGCGGCCTATCGCACCTTCAATGCGGTGGAGCCGGCGCTTGAGTATCTGCGGGAAAAAGGCGCGCCCATCGTCGTCAAGGCGGATGGCCTGGCGGCGGGCAAGGGGGTGATCGTCGCTACCAGCGAAGCCCAGGCGCAAGCCGCGGTGCGCGATATGCTTGAAGACAACGCCTTCGGCGACGCGGGCGCTCGGGTGGTGATCGAGGATTTTCTCGAAGGCGAGGAAGCCAGCTTCATTGTCATGGTGGACGGTGAAAACATCTTGCCCATGGCCACCAGCCAGGATCACAAGCGCGCCTTCGACGGGGACGAGGGACCGAATACCGGCGGCATGGGCGCCTATTCTCCGGCGCCGGTGGTGACCGAAGCGGTGTTCAAGCGCATCATGCGCGAGGTGATAGAGCCTACGGTCAAAGGCATGGCGGAAGAAGGTCGTCCTTATCGCGGCTTTCTTTACGCCGGGCTGATGATCGACTCCCGTGGTGCGCCTCGGGTCATCGAATACAATTGTCGCTTCGGCGATCCGGAAACCCAGCCGATCATGCTACGGCTGCGCTCGGATCTCGCGGCGCTTTGTCTGGCCGGCGTCGAGGGGCGTCTGGCGGAAGAACACTGCGAATGGGATCCTCGCGCCGCGGTAGGTGTGGTGATGGCATCCGGGGGCTATCCGGAGGCCTATCGCAAGGGCGATGTGATAGAAGGCCTCGATGCCGCTGCCTCTCTCGAAAAAGAAGAAGGTTATAAAGTGTTCCATGCGGGCACCGGCGAAGACGATCGAGGCAGGGTCGTCACCAGCGGCGGTCGCGTGCTGTGCGTCACCGCCCTTGGAGACAGCGTGTCCCAGGCTCGGGAACTCGCCTATGCCGGCGTCGAACGGATCCACTGGCCGGACGCTTTCTATCGTCGGGATATCGGCCATCGCGCGTTGGCGCGGGAAACGCAGGGACAATAG